From Novosphingobium resinovorum, the proteins below share one genomic window:
- a CDS encoding OprO/OprP family phosphate-selective porin: MRTFAAGTAMALVMTTMAVPAFAHPANGEDAEALRAEVRALRARLEALERRLGSTPDVQTAATDPATRQTNTSAPILAATTDPIVKSDDETAIAWKGSPQFTQGGKAFKVKGRIQADAGFVSVPGGLDDRGLGFSSEMRRLRLGGEGSLARNLSYKLEFELSDNAVDLVDTFITYRNGPWQVQIGNQNAFWSLDELTGDTSGSVMERAAFTDAFNFERRLGLGMQYGKGPWIAQLGVFTDDPSSLANSSDGVNGGDENNSYSVDGRLVFAPRLGEIQLHLAGSAHWRRLGRLAEASTRYRQRPYAHGTNTRLIGTPAMNVEDETMYGAEMAAISGRWWGAAEYYHLAADRVGLPTVGFQGAYGEVGYFLTEGDSRGYKGGIFTTNAPAHPLDKDGPGSIQVALRYDWLDLNDRDIRGGTQNGYIAALVWSPIQYLRFNVNYALMRYNGAAALPSGERSYDANVVGTRFELDF; this comes from the coding sequence ATGCGCACATTTGCTGCCGGAACCGCCATGGCCCTCGTCATGACAACCATGGCCGTGCCTGCCTTTGCACACCCCGCGAACGGGGAGGACGCCGAAGCGCTGCGTGCCGAGGTCCGGGCTCTTCGCGCTCGGCTCGAAGCCCTGGAACGCCGACTTGGTTCGACACCGGACGTGCAGACCGCAGCAACGGACCCCGCCACACGGCAGACCAACACCTCGGCGCCCATTCTCGCCGCCACGACCGATCCGATTGTGAAGTCCGACGACGAAACCGCAATCGCATGGAAGGGCAGTCCGCAATTCACGCAAGGCGGCAAGGCCTTCAAGGTCAAGGGCCGCATCCAGGCCGATGCCGGATTCGTTTCCGTCCCCGGGGGACTCGACGACCGGGGACTGGGTTTCTCCAGCGAGATGCGCCGCCTGAGGCTTGGCGGCGAGGGATCGCTGGCCCGCAATCTCTCGTACAAACTGGAGTTCGAGCTTTCCGACAACGCGGTGGACCTCGTCGATACCTTCATCACGTACAGGAACGGGCCGTGGCAGGTGCAGATTGGCAACCAGAATGCGTTCTGGTCGCTCGACGAACTGACCGGCGACACCTCGGGCAGCGTCATGGAGCGGGCTGCCTTCACCGACGCCTTCAACTTCGAGCGCCGCCTCGGCCTTGGCATGCAGTACGGCAAGGGTCCGTGGATCGCGCAGTTGGGCGTGTTCACCGACGATCCGAGTTCGCTCGCCAATTCCAGCGACGGGGTCAACGGCGGGGACGAGAACAACAGCTATTCGGTCGATGGACGGCTGGTGTTCGCGCCCAGGCTGGGCGAGATCCAGCTGCATCTGGCAGGCTCGGCGCACTGGCGCCGGCTCGGGCGTCTCGCCGAGGCAAGCACCCGCTATCGGCAGCGTCCCTATGCCCACGGCACCAACACCCGCCTGATCGGCACGCCCGCGATGAATGTCGAGGACGAGACGATGTACGGCGCGGAAATGGCGGCGATCTCCGGCCGCTGGTGGGGCGCGGCGGAATACTACCACCTCGCCGCCGACCGCGTGGGCCTGCCAACCGTGGGCTTCCAGGGGGCCTACGGCGAAGTCGGCTATTTCCTCACCGAGGGCGATTCGCGCGGGTACAAGGGCGGCATCTTCACGACCAACGCGCCTGCCCATCCGCTCGACAAGGACGGCCCCGGCTCGATCCAGGTGGCGCTGCGCTACGACTGGCTGGACCTCAACGACCGCGACATTCGCGGCGGCACGCAGAACGGCTATATCGCCGCACTGGTGTGGTCGCCGATCCAGTACCTGCGCTTCAACGTCAATTACGCGCTGATGCGCTATAACGGAGCGGCGGCGCTGCCCTCGGGCGAGCGCAGCTACGATGCCAACGTGGTGGGCACGCGCTTCGAGCTTGATTTCTGA
- a CDS encoding substrate-binding domain-containing protein, with protein MRTTKTFIFAAVSLAALSACGGSGGSSAGSRDFVRAVGSSTVYPFATAVAEGYAKAAGVKSPVIESTGTGAGMKLFCAGVGAQHPDIEDASRRMKKSEYEECQKNGVKEIVEIQVGIDGIAFAESKSGPGFQLTPTDIYKALAANPFGKPNTAKTWKDVNPSLPAEPILVYGPPSTSGTRDALKELILEAGCKTDAATKALKDSDKNKYEAVCHDIREDGPYVDAGENDNLIVQKISQNPKAVGIFGYSFLEENPDSLKGIPMSGVTPTYATISDYSYPGARPLYIYVKKQHLAPIKSLQGYVAEWVKSWGPDGLAQKKGMVISPDDVRKKSADIVANMTPLDPAELK; from the coding sequence ATGCGTACGACCAAGACTTTCATTTTCGCCGCCGTCTCGCTTGCCGCTCTCAGTGCTTGCGGTGGTTCGGGTGGTTCCTCGGCCGGTTCGCGCGATTTCGTGCGCGCCGTCGGTTCCTCGACCGTCTACCCGTTCGCCACTGCGGTTGCGGAAGGCTACGCCAAGGCTGCTGGCGTGAAGTCGCCGGTCATCGAATCGACCGGCACGGGCGCGGGCATGAAGCTGTTCTGCGCCGGCGTCGGCGCCCAGCACCCCGACATCGAGGACGCCTCGCGCCGGATGAAGAAGTCCGAGTACGAGGAATGCCAGAAGAACGGCGTCAAGGAGATCGTCGAGATCCAAGTGGGCATCGACGGTATCGCCTTCGCCGAATCGAAGAGCGGCCCCGGCTTCCAGCTGACCCCGACCGACATCTACAAGGCGCTGGCGGCCAACCCCTTCGGCAAGCCCAACACCGCCAAGACCTGGAAGGACGTCAATCCGTCGCTCCCCGCCGAGCCGATCCTCGTCTACGGCCCGCCCTCGACCTCCGGCACGCGTGACGCGCTCAAGGAACTGATCCTCGAGGCCGGTTGCAAGACCGATGCCGCCACCAAGGCGCTCAAGGACAGCGACAAGAACAAGTACGAGGCAGTCTGTCACGACATTCGCGAGGATGGCCCTTATGTGGACGCCGGCGAGAACGACAACCTGATCGTCCAGAAAATCTCGCAGAACCCCAAGGCCGTCGGCATCTTCGGCTACTCGTTCCTCGAAGAGAACCCGGACAGCCTGAAGGGTATCCCGATGTCGGGCGTGACGCCGACTTACGCGACGATCTCGGACTATTCCTACCCTGGTGCGCGTCCGCTCTACATCTACGTGAAGAAGCAGCACCTCGCGCCGATCAAGAGCCTGCAGGGCTACGTCGCCGAGTGGGTGAAGTCGTGGGGCCCCGATGGCCTGGCCCAGAAGAAGGGCATGGTCATTTCGCCGGACGACGTGCGCAAGAAAAGCGCCGACATCGTCGCGAACATGACCCCGCTCGACCCTGCCGAGCTGAAGTAA
- the glk gene encoding glucokinase, which yields MTTEIVAVDIGGTHARFAIATIGDDGRITLGEPATLHTKDHGSFQLAWEAFRAMNGGTLPDAVAMSVAGPVGNEVIKFTNNPWILRPAKIQEMLGPTRQTIINDFAAVAHAVACADESDFLYLTGPDEALPASGTLSILGPGTGLGVAHLYRDGKGSYHVQATEGGHTDYAPLDQIEDAILARLRKRHTRVSVERVVSGPAIVDIYATLAAMEHKAIHELTDVQIWTAAAEGTDSLAVAAVDRFCLALGAAAGDCALAQGASGVVIAGGLGYRIRETIKTSGFAERFRAKGRFAGLMATLPVKLITHPQPGLFGAAAAFAREHLQ from the coding sequence GTGACGACGGAAATCGTAGCCGTCGACATCGGCGGCACTCACGCCCGCTTCGCCATCGCCACTATCGGCGATGACGGCCGGATCACGCTTGGCGAACCCGCCACCCTGCACACCAAGGACCACGGCAGCTTCCAGCTGGCGTGGGAGGCGTTCCGCGCCATGAACGGCGGCACCCTGCCCGATGCCGTCGCCATGTCGGTGGCGGGCCCGGTCGGCAACGAGGTCATCAAGTTCACCAACAATCCCTGGATCCTGCGCCCCGCGAAGATCCAGGAGATGCTTGGCCCCACGCGCCAGACCATCATCAACGACTTCGCGGCCGTCGCCCACGCCGTCGCCTGCGCGGACGAGAGCGACTTCCTCTATCTGACCGGCCCGGACGAGGCACTGCCCGCATCGGGCACGCTCAGCATCCTCGGCCCCGGCACCGGCCTTGGCGTGGCGCACCTCTACCGCGATGGGAAGGGCAGCTACCACGTCCAGGCGACCGAAGGCGGCCACACCGACTACGCCCCGCTCGACCAGATCGAGGACGCCATCCTCGCCCGCCTGCGCAAGCGCCACACCCGCGTCTCGGTGGAGCGCGTCGTCTCCGGCCCGGCCATCGTCGATATCTACGCGACGCTGGCCGCGATGGAGCACAAGGCGATCCACGAACTGACCGACGTGCAGATCTGGACCGCCGCCGCGGAAGGCACGGACAGCCTTGCCGTCGCCGCCGTGGACCGTTTCTGCCTCGCGCTCGGCGCGGCGGCGGGCGACTGCGCGCTGGCGCAGGGCGCCAGCGGCGTCGTCATCGCCGGTGGCCTTGGCTACCGCATCCGCGAGACCATCAAGACCTCGGGCTTTGCCGAGCGGTTCCGCGCCAAAGGCCGCTTCGCCGGCCTGATGGCCACCCTGCCCGTCAAGCTCATCACTCATCCGCAGCCCGGCCTGTTCGGCGCAGCGGCCGCCTTCGCAAGGGAGCACCTCCAGTAA
- a CDS encoding sensor histidine kinase: MSIEGVHLLEHLQTPAMMIVRGQVRFANSAAKALLGAHIVGQDVRIAIREPRAVAAILSDEGGSARVKGLSTGGSVWEVDCKVVGLYERLVSLYDLSERVSVAKSHADFVANASHELRTPLANVIGYCETLMNPKAGGDEGLRNRFLGTIRHEAQRMQALISDLMSLSRIEAVKHEAPSDTVDVVALAHEVAGEFKGTMEVHVRANQSEAVIAGDRGQLSQVLRNLIDNARKYAKPEGPVEVSVEAASTGWVLVTVRDEGEGIGPEHLPRVTERFYRADTSRSRAVGGTGLGLSIVKHIVERHRGRFDIESRQGIGTTASLMLPLKGE; the protein is encoded by the coding sequence ATGAGCATCGAGGGCGTCCACCTCCTCGAACATCTCCAGACCCCCGCGATGATGATCGTGCGGGGGCAGGTGCGCTTCGCCAACAGCGCGGCGAAGGCACTGCTGGGCGCCCATATCGTCGGGCAGGACGTGCGCATCGCCATTCGCGAGCCGCGCGCGGTCGCCGCGATTCTCAGCGACGAGGGCGGTTCGGCGCGGGTCAAGGGGCTGTCCACCGGCGGGTCGGTGTGGGAAGTCGACTGCAAGGTCGTCGGCCTCTACGAGCGGCTGGTCAGTCTCTATGACTTGTCGGAGCGGGTCAGCGTGGCCAAGTCCCACGCCGATTTCGTCGCCAATGCCAGCCACGAACTGCGTACCCCGCTCGCCAACGTCATCGGTTATTGCGAGACGCTGATGAACCCCAAGGCGGGCGGCGACGAGGGGCTGCGCAACCGGTTCCTCGGCACCATCCGCCACGAGGCGCAGCGGATGCAGGCGCTGATTTCGGACCTCATGTCGCTTTCGCGGATCGAGGCGGTGAAGCACGAGGCGCCTTCTGACACCGTCGATGTCGTCGCACTGGCGCATGAAGTGGCGGGCGAATTCAAGGGCACGATGGAAGTCCATGTCCGGGCCAACCAATCCGAAGCGGTCATCGCGGGCGATCGCGGCCAGCTTTCGCAGGTCCTGCGCAATCTCATCGACAATGCGCGCAAGTATGCGAAGCCCGAAGGCCCCGTGGAAGTGTCCGTGGAGGCCGCCAGCACCGGCTGGGTGCTCGTCACCGTGCGCGACGAGGGCGAGGGCATCGGCCCCGAACACCTGCCGCGCGTGACCGAGCGCTTCTACCGCGCCGATACCAGTCGCAGCCGCGCGGTGGGCGGAACCGGGCTGGGCCTGTCGATCGTCAAGCATATCGTCGAGCGCCACCGCGGCCGCTTCGACATCGAGAGCCGGCAGGGCATCGGCACCACCGCCTCGCTGATGCTGCCGCTCAAGGGAGAGTAA
- the edd gene encoding phosphogluconate dehydratase translates to MTNLHPVVARVTDRIIERSKDSRARYLDMIARETDRHSDRSFLSCSNLAHGFAASGEDKATIAGNKAVNLGIVTAYNDMLSAHQPYGRYPEQMKLFAREVGATAQVAGGVPAMCDGVTQGFDGMELSLFSRDVIALSTGVALSHAMFDGMALLGICDKIVPGLVIGALRFGHLPAIFVPSGPMPTGISNKEKQKVRQLYAEGKVGREELLASESASYHSPGTCTFYGTANSNQMMMEMMGLHMPNAAFVPPNTPLRTALTRSATHRLAAMTRKGEDYRPMAKVVDEKAIVNAIAGLLATGGSTNHAIHLPAMARAGGILIDWQDFDELSGVVPLITRAYPNGSGDVNHFHAAGGMAWVIRELLDSGLAHRDILTVAEGGMSAYADEPVMVDGELGWTPAPAVSGDDTMLRPVSNPFLPDGGMRLVDGNLGRGTFKTSAVDAERWTIEAPCRVFDDQEGVAKAFKAGELDKDVIVVVRFQGPRANGMPELHKLTPPLGVLQDRGHKVALVTDGRMSGASGKVPAAIHVTPEAFAGGPLAYLRDGDIVRLSAEDGTISTTADLSGREPAPTPPPAMGTGRELFAMFRINASSAEHGGSSMLEVAGL, encoded by the coding sequence ATGACCAACCTCCACCCGGTGGTCGCGCGCGTCACCGATCGTATCATCGAACGGTCGAAGGACAGCCGCGCGCGCTATCTCGACATGATCGCCCGCGAGACGGACCGCCATTCCGACCGCAGCTTCCTCTCGTGCTCCAACCTCGCGCACGGCTTCGCCGCCTCGGGCGAGGACAAGGCGACGATCGCCGGGAACAAGGCGGTCAACCTCGGCATCGTCACCGCCTACAACGACATGCTCTCGGCGCATCAGCCTTATGGCCGCTACCCCGAGCAGATGAAGCTGTTCGCGCGTGAAGTGGGCGCCACGGCCCAGGTCGCGGGCGGCGTGCCCGCCATGTGCGACGGCGTAACGCAGGGCTTCGACGGCATGGAGCTGTCGCTGTTCAGCCGCGACGTCATCGCGCTGTCCACCGGCGTCGCCCTGTCCCACGCGATGTTCGACGGCATGGCGCTGCTGGGCATCTGCGACAAGATCGTCCCCGGCCTCGTCATCGGCGCGCTGCGCTTCGGCCACCTGCCCGCGATCTTCGTGCCGTCCGGCCCGATGCCCACCGGCATCTCCAACAAGGAGAAGCAGAAGGTCCGCCAGCTCTACGCCGAAGGCAAGGTCGGCCGCGAGGAACTGCTCGCCAGCGAAAGCGCCAGCTATCACTCGCCGGGCACCTGCACCTTCTACGGCACCGCCAACTCCAACCAGATGATGATGGAGATGATGGGCCTGCACATGCCGAACGCCGCGTTCGTGCCGCCGAACACCCCGCTGCGCACCGCGCTGACCCGCTCGGCCACGCACCGTCTGGCGGCGATGACCCGCAAGGGCGAGGACTATCGCCCGATGGCCAAGGTCGTCGACGAGAAGGCGATCGTCAACGCCATCGCCGGTCTGCTCGCCACCGGCGGCTCGACCAATCACGCGATCCACCTGCCCGCCATGGCGCGCGCGGGCGGCATCCTGATCGACTGGCAGGACTTCGACGAGCTTTCGGGCGTGGTCCCGCTCATCACCCGCGCCTATCCCAACGGTTCGGGCGACGTGAACCACTTCCACGCGGCGGGCGGCATGGCCTGGGTGATCCGCGAGCTGCTCGACAGCGGCCTCGCCCACCGGGACATCCTGACCGTGGCCGAAGGCGGCATGAGCGCTTACGCGGACGAGCCGGTGATGGTCGATGGCGAACTCGGCTGGACCCCCGCCCCGGCGGTCAGCGGCGACGACACGATGCTGCGCCCGGTCTCCAACCCGTTCCTGCCCGATGGCGGCATGCGTCTGGTGGACGGCAACCTGGGCCGCGGCACCTTCAAGACCAGCGCGGTCGATGCCGAACGCTGGACGATCGAGGCCCCGTGCCGCGTGTTCGACGATCAGGAAGGCGTGGCGAAGGCGTTCAAGGCCGGTGAGCTGGACAAGGACGTGATCGTCGTCGTCCGCTTCCAGGGCCCGCGCGCCAACGGCATGCCCGAGCTGCACAAGCTGACCCCGCCGCTGGGCGTCCTGCAGGATCGCGGCCACAAGGTCGCGCTCGTGACGGACGGGCGCATGTCGGGCGCTTCGGGCAAGGTGCCCGCCGCCATCCACGTCACCCCGGAAGCCTTCGCAGGCGGCCCGCTGGCGTACCTGCGCGATGGCGATATCGTGCGTCTCTCGGCAGAGGACGGCACGATCTCCACCACCGCCGACCTTTCGGGCCGCGAACCCGCGCCGACCCCGCCGCCCGCGATGGGCACCGGCCGCGAACTCTTCGCGATGTTCCGCATCAACGCGTCGAGCGCCGAACACGGCGGTTCGTCGATGCTGGAGGTTGCCGGGCTGTGA
- the eda gene encoding bifunctional 4-hydroxy-2-oxoglutarate aldolase/2-dehydro-3-deoxy-phosphogluconate aldolase, translating to MTTVSEAVEKVMRLAPVIPVLVIEDIEHALPIAEALVAGGLPALEVTLRTECAIEAIKIMKQVPGAVVGAGTVLTPDDLKRSIDAGAEFIVSPGLTPNLAEAAYKSKIPFLPGTANASDVMFALECGFDRLKFFPAMAAGGPPALKAISAPLMAAKFCPTGGVTPQNAPEWLALDAVICVGGSWMVPKGKPDVAKIEAEARLAAGLAR from the coding sequence ATGACTACCGTATCCGAAGCCGTCGAAAAGGTCATGCGCCTCGCCCCGGTGATCCCGGTTTTGGTCATCGAGGACATCGAGCACGCCCTGCCGATCGCCGAGGCGCTCGTCGCCGGTGGCCTGCCCGCGCTGGAGGTGACGCTGCGCACCGAATGCGCGATCGAGGCGATCAAGATCATGAAGCAGGTCCCCGGCGCCGTCGTCGGCGCGGGTACGGTGCTGACGCCTGACGACCTCAAGCGTTCGATCGACGCGGGCGCCGAATTCATCGTCTCGCCCGGCCTGACGCCGAATCTGGCCGAAGCCGCCTACAAGTCGAAGATCCCCTTCCTTCCCGGCACCGCCAACGCCAGCGACGTGATGTTCGCGCTGGAATGCGGGTTCGATCGCCTGAAGTTCTTCCCGGCGATGGCAGCTGGCGGCCCGCCCGCGCTGAAGGCGATCTCCGCCCCGCTGATGGCCGCGAAGTTCTGCCCGACCGGCGGCGTCACTCCGCAGAACGCGCCCGAATGGCTGGCGCTGGACGCGGTGATCTGCGTCGGTGGCAGCTGGATGGTCCCCAAGGGCAAGCCGGACGTCG
- the zwf gene encoding glucose-6-phosphate dehydrogenase produces the protein MTQFTSDRLLLFGATGDLSRRMLLPSLCALDAEGLLGPDIEIIGTARSDMDDQGFRNFARESLEQFLPAGRRGSLAQFLNRLSYQPLDANDIDSFHALAEKVGTPKQGLSIFLSTAPSLFEPTIHGLEKSGLASGNVRIGLEKPLGVDLASSKVINDAVASAFPEDRIFRIDHYLGKETVQNILALRFANLMFEPLWNAAHIDHVQITVAETVGLESRVAYYDDSGALRDMVQNHMLQLLALVAMEPPVSYNATSIRNEKVKVLHSLRKVKPEETVTGQYRAGAITGKAVPGYDEELGKDSNTETFVAIKGFIDNWRWQGVPFYMRTGKRLPKRTTEIVVQFRDVPHSIFHGRGAKTVPNRLVIGIQPEENITLSLMAKVPGLDRDGYGLRSVPLAITRPDAFADHQRRIAYERLLLDLIEGDQTLFVRRDEVEAQWEWIDAIRSGWEEQAQEPKTYTAGSWGPSAAIALAERDGVTWHE, from the coding sequence GTGACGCAATTCACTTCCGATCGCCTGCTCCTCTTCGGCGCCACGGGCGATCTTTCACGCAGGATGCTCCTCCCCTCGCTTTGCGCGCTCGACGCGGAAGGCCTGCTGGGTCCTGACATCGAAATCATCGGCACGGCCCGGTCGGACATGGACGACCAGGGCTTCCGCAACTTCGCGCGCGAATCGCTGGAGCAGTTCCTGCCCGCCGGTCGCCGAGGCAGCCTGGCGCAGTTCCTCAACCGACTGAGCTACCAGCCGCTCGACGCCAATGACATCGACAGCTTTCACGCGCTGGCCGAGAAGGTGGGCACCCCGAAGCAGGGCCTTTCGATCTTCCTGTCCACTGCGCCCAGCCTGTTCGAACCGACCATCCACGGTCTGGAGAAGAGCGGCCTTGCCAGCGGCAACGTGCGCATCGGGCTCGAAAAGCCGCTCGGGGTGGACCTCGCATCGAGCAAGGTCATCAATGACGCGGTGGCCAGCGCCTTCCCCGAGGACCGGATCTTCCGGATCGACCACTATCTCGGCAAGGAGACGGTGCAGAACATCCTGGCGCTGCGCTTCGCCAACCTGATGTTCGAGCCGCTGTGGAACGCCGCGCACATCGACCACGTGCAGATCACCGTGGCCGAGACCGTGGGCCTCGAATCGCGCGTCGCCTATTACGACGACAGCGGCGCCCTGCGCGACATGGTGCAGAACCACATGCTCCAGTTGCTCGCGCTCGTGGCGATGGAGCCGCCGGTTTCGTACAATGCCACCTCGATCCGCAACGAGAAGGTCAAGGTCCTTCACTCGCTGCGCAAGGTGAAGCCCGAGGAAACCGTCACCGGCCAGTACCGCGCAGGCGCGATCACCGGCAAGGCCGTGCCCGGCTATGATGAAGAACTCGGCAAGGATTCGAACACCGAAACCTTCGTCGCGATCAAGGGCTTCATCGACAACTGGCGCTGGCAGGGCGTGCCCTTCTACATGCGCACCGGCAAGCGCCTGCCCAAGCGCACGACCGAGATCGTCGTGCAGTTCCGCGACGTGCCGCACTCGATCTTCCACGGTCGCGGCGCGAAGACGGTGCCCAACCGCCTCGTCATCGGCATCCAGCCGGAAGAGAACATCACCCTCTCGCTCATGGCCAAGGTGCCCGGGCTGGACCGCGACGGCTACGGCCTGCGCTCGGTGCCGCTGGCGATCACCCGCCCCGACGCCTTCGCCGACCACCAGCGCCGCATCGCCTACGAACGCCTGCTGCTCGACCTCATCGAAGGCGACCAGACCCTGTTCGTGCGCCGCGACGAAGTGGAAGCCCAATGGGAATGGATCGACGCGATCCGCTCCGGCTGGGAGGAACAGGCGCAGGAGCCCAAGACTTACACTGCCGGAAGCTGGGGGCCGTCCGCCGCGATCGCCCTCGCCGAACGTGACGGAGTAACCTGGCACGAGTGA
- the pstC gene encoding phosphate ABC transporter permease subunit PstC, with protein MILTGVLLAVLGLGLVGWFAARGRARLLYTGRGSMHSMPAYHGWHLALWIVVPALVAWLVWQAVMPGLVQGAVFATPAAHGLPTDPFQLGAIVAEAQTIASDPNAVAFNPEAQALVEPFRQAQVKFGLIGAVIVLIVAFAGGAFGFTRIRPDFKARTHVERLVLGVLLAASLLAILTTFGIVASLVFEAGMFFKDVSPIAFLTGTHWSPASTMGDNINNNFGAVPLFWGTIYIGAIIAMVVAIPLGLMSAIYLTQYATRDVRKWVKPMLEILAGIPTVVYGYFAALTVAPLIRDFAASIGMQNPSTESALAAGLVMGVMIIPFVSSMADDALAAVPRAMSDGSLALGATRSETIKKVLLPAALPGIVAGVMLAISRAIGETMIVVMAAGAAANLSANPFASMTTVTYQIVQMLTGDQEFNSPKTLSAFALGLVLFIVTLILNIVALRVVKRFREAYE; from the coding sequence ATGATACTCACCGGAGTTCTCCTGGCCGTCCTCGGCCTCGGCCTTGTCGGCTGGTTCGCCGCGCGCGGCCGGGCGCGGCTGCTCTATACCGGCCGGGGATCGATGCACTCGATGCCCGCCTATCACGGCTGGCATCTGGCGCTGTGGATCGTCGTCCCGGCGCTGGTCGCCTGGCTGGTATGGCAGGCGGTGATGCCCGGCCTCGTCCAAGGCGCGGTCTTCGCCACCCCCGCCGCGCATGGCCTGCCGACCGACCCGTTCCAGCTGGGCGCCATCGTCGCCGAGGCGCAGACCATCGCCTCCGATCCCAATGCCGTCGCCTTCAACCCGGAGGCGCAGGCGCTGGTCGAGCCGTTCCGGCAGGCGCAAGTGAAGTTCGGCCTGATCGGCGCGGTGATCGTGCTGATCGTCGCCTTTGCGGGCGGCGCCTTCGGCTTCACGCGCATCCGCCCGGATTTCAAGGCGCGCACCCACGTCGAGCGGCTGGTGCTGGGCGTGCTGCTGGCGGCTTCGCTGCTGGCGATCCTGACAACCTTCGGCATCGTCGCCTCGCTCGTGTTCGAGGCGGGCATGTTCTTCAAGGACGTGTCGCCGATCGCCTTCCTCACCGGCACCCACTGGTCGCCGGCGAGCACGATGGGCGACAACATCAACAACAACTTCGGCGCGGTGCCGCTGTTCTGGGGCACGATCTACATCGGCGCGATCATCGCCATGGTCGTCGCGATCCCGCTCGGCCTGATGAGCGCCATCTATCTGACCCAGTACGCCACGCGCGACGTGCGCAAGTGGGTGAAGCCGATGCTGGAGATTCTGGCGGGCATTCCCACCGTGGTCTACGGCTACTTCGCGGCGCTGACCGTCGCCCCGCTGATCCGCGACTTCGCCGCCTCGATCGGCATGCAGAACCCCTCCACCGAAAGCGCGCTGGCCGCAGGTCTGGTGATGGGCGTGATGATCATCCCCTTCGTCTCCTCGATGGCCGACGACGCGCTGGCCGCGGTGCCCCGCGCGATGAGCGACGGTTCGCTGGCCCTTGGCGCCACCCGCTCGGAGACGATCAAGAAGGTGCTGCTGCCCGCCGCGCTGCCCGGCATCGTCGCGGGCGTGATGCTGGCGATCAGCCGCGCCATCGGCGAGACGATGATCGTCGTCATGGCCGCCGGTGCCGCCGCCAACCTTTCGGCGAACCCGTTCGCCTCGATGACCACGGTGACCTACCAGATCGTCCAGATGCTGACCGGCGACCAGGAGTTCAACAGCCCCAAGACGCTGTCGGCCTTCGCGCTGGGCCTGGTGCTGTTCATCGTCACCCTCATCCTCAACATCGTCGCCCTGCGCGTCGTGAAGCGGTTCCGCGAAGCCTATGAGTAA